Proteins from a single region of Eremothecium gossypii ATCC 10895 chromosome VI, complete sequence:
- a CDS encoding uncharacterized protein (Syntenic homolog of Saccharomyces cerevisiae YOR289W), protein MPQSQGIERSPFSFYAFYQLYAYFHKDAPTVTFGAVKNKLYHHYPMAAGRENEHSSVFITWKKHDERGEYQLRGCIGTFAKLPLLRGIEKYSLIAALQDSRFPPIEVGELAKLKCSCNVLSHFKTVFEEGAGNIYDWKVGRHGVILRFRHPTTGRTCSATFLPEVMVEQGWSQLETFENLIEKAGCWQHVDELMDNYDRYFIEVITYRGDKSEITYDDFVKQLKVVQKA, encoded by the coding sequence ATGCCCCAAAGCCAGGGAATAGAGCGGTCTCCGTTTAGCTTTTACGCGTTCTATCAGCTTTACGCGTACTTCCACAAGGATGCGCCGACGGTGACATTCGGCGCGGTCAAGAATAAACTATACCACCACTATCCGATGGCTGCCGGGCGCGAGAACGAGCACTCGTCCGTGTTCATCACATGGAAAAAGCATGACGAGCGCGGCGAGTACCAGTTGCGCGGGTGCATTGGCACGTTTGCCAAGCTGCCGTTGTTGCGCGGCATCGAAAAGTACTCCCTTATTGCCGCACTCCAGGACTCGCGGTTCCCCCCGATAGAGGTCGGGGAGCTCGCGAAGTTGAAGTGCAGCTGCAATGTTCTCTCGCATTTCAAGACCGTGTTTGAGGAGGGTGCGGGGAATATCTACGACTGGAAGGTTGGGCGCCACGGGGTGATCTTGCGGTTCAGGCACCCCACCACGGGAAGGACGTGCAGTGCCACCTTCTTGCCAGAGGTCATGGTCGAGCAGGGCTGGAGCCAGCTGGAGACGTTTGAGAACTTGATCGAGAAAGCGGGCTGTTGGCAGCACGTGGACGAGCTCATGGACAACTATGACCGCTACTTCATCGAGGTGATCACTTATCGCGGGGATAAGAGCGAGATCACCTACGATGACTTTGTCAAACAGCTTAAGGTGGTTCAGAAGGCGTAG
- the ORA1 gene encoding oxidoreductase (Syntenic homolog of Saccharomyces cerevisiae YMR226C) yields MSLGRKAAERLANKIVLVTGASAGIGRATAINYADATDGAIKLILVARRAEKLTSLKQEIESKYPNAKIHVGQLDVTQLDQIRPFLEGLPEEFRDIDILINNAGKALGTERVGEISMDDIQEVFNTNVIGLVHLTQEVLPIMKAKNSGDIVNVGSIAGREAYPGGSIYCATKHAVKAFTRAMRKELISTKIRVFEIAPGSVETEFSMVRMRGNEENAKKVYQGFEPLDGDDIADTIVYATSRRSNTVVAEMVVYPSAQGSLYDTHRN; encoded by the coding sequence ATGTCCCTAGGAAGAAAAGCAGCTGAAAGATTAGCCAACAAAATTGTGCTTGTGACTGGTGCCTCTGCGGGCATTGGCCGTGCTACAGCCATTAACTATGCAGACGCGACGGACGGGGCAATCAAGTTGATTTTGGTGGCAAGACGCGCAGAAAAGCTCACCAGCTTGAAACAGGAGATCGAAAGCAAGTATCCCAACGCCAAGATCCATGTCGGACAATTGGATGTGACCCAACTGGACCAGATCCGCCCATTTTTGGAGGGACTACCTGAGGAGTTCCGAGACATTGATATTTTAATTAACAACGCAGGTAAGGCCCTCGGCACTGAGAGGGTGGGGGAAATCTCGATGGACGATATCCAGGAGGTTTTCAACACTAATGTTATCGGCTTGGTGCACTTGACTCAGGAGGTTCTACCTATTATGAAAGCCAAGAATTCCGGGGACATTGTCAATGTTGGGTCGATTGCCGGCCGCGAAGCCTACCCTGGTGGCTCTATTTACTGTGCCACGAAACATGCGGTCAAGGCTTTCACCAGGGCCATGCGGAAGGAGCTCATTAGCACCAAGATCCGGGTCTTCGAAATTGCGCCGGGCTCTGTAGAAACGGAATTCTCCATGGTTCGTATGCGCGGTAACGAAGAGAATGCCAAGAAAGTGTACCAGGGATTTGAACCCCTAGATGGTGATGATATCGCTGATACAATTGTCTATGCCACATCCAGAAGATCCAACACCGTAGTTGCAGAGATGGTCGTTTACCCATCCGCGCAAGGTTCTCTGTACGATACTCACCGCAACTAA